In a genomic window of Lagopus muta isolate bLagMut1 chromosome 2, bLagMut1 primary, whole genome shotgun sequence:
- the PPM1B gene encoding protein phosphatase 1B isoform X1, whose translation MGAFLDKPKTEKHNAHGAGNGLRYGLSSMQGWRVEMEDAHTAVVGIPHGLEDWSFFAVYDGHAGSRVANYCSTHLLEHITNNEDFRAAEKPGSALEPSVENVKSGIRTGFLKIDEYMRNFSDLRNGMDRSGSTAVGVMISPEHVYFINCGDSRAVLYRNGQVCFSTQDHKPCNPREKERIQNAGGSVMIQRVNGSLAVSRALGDYDYKCVDGKGPTEQLVSPEPEVCEILRAEEDEFIILACDGIWDVMSNEELCEFVKSRLEVSDDLEKVCNWVVDTCLHKGSRDNMSIVLVCLSNAPKVSDEAVKKDAELDKHLESRVEEIMEKSGEEGMPDLAHVIRILSAENIPNLPPGGGLAGKRNIIEAVYSRLNPHRETEGDPGEAEESGTQGKFVEALRQIRINHRGNYRHLLEEMLTSYRLAKMQGEECTAESAAASASDNHAGPSDPVPHSPTESGSRLAEMQSSSEDSGMNEMSDKQT comes from the exons ATGGGTGCATTTTTGGATAAgccaaaaactgaaaaacataatGCTCATGGTGCAGGGAATGGCTTGCGTTACGGCCTCAGCAGTATGCAGGGATGGAGAGTGGAAATGGAAGATGCTCACACAGCTGTTGTAGGTATTCCCCATGGCTTAGAGGACTGGTCCTTTTTTGCTGTCTATGATGGTCATGCAGGATCTCGTGTTGCAAATTATTGCTCCACACACTTGCTAGAACACATCACTAACAATGAAGACTTTAGGGCAGCAGAAAAACCTGGATCTGCTCTTGAACCTTCAGTGGAAAATGTCAAGAGTGGAATCAGAACTGGCTTTTTGAAAATTGATGAGTATATGCGCAATTTCTCAGACCTCAGAAATGGGATGGACAGAAGTGGCTCAACAGCAGTGGGAGTTATGATTTCACCTGAGCATGTGTACTTTATCAATTGCGGTGATTCACGTGCTGTTCTCTATAGGAATGGACAagtctgtttttcaacacaggaTCACAAACCTTGCAACCCGAGGGAGAAAGAGCGAATCCAGAATGCAGGAGGCAGTGTAATGATTCAGCGTGTCAATGGTTCATTGGCAGTTTCTCGAGCTCTGGGGGACTATGACTACAAATGTGTTGATGGTAAAGGCCCTACAGAACAACTTGTTTCTCCAGAGCCTGAGGTTTGTGAAATTTTAAGGGCAGAAGAAGATGAGTTTATCATCTTGGCTTGTGATGGAATCTGGGATGTAATGAGCAACGAAGAGCTCTGTGAATTTGTTAAGTCTAGACTTGAAGTATCAGATGACCTGGAAAAAGTGTGCAATTGGGTAGTGGACACTTGTTTACATAAG GGGAGTCGTGATAACATGAGTATTGTACTAGTTTGTCTTTCAAATGCTCCTAAGGTCTCAGATGAGGCAGTgaaaaaagatgcagaattGGATAAGCACTTGGAATCACGGGTTGAAG aaattatggAGAAATCAGGTGAAGAAGGAATGCCTGATCTTGCTCATGTTATTCGTATTTTATCTGCGGAGAATATTCCTAATTTACCACCAGGAGGTGGTTTAGCTGGCAA gCGTAATATTATTGAAGCTGTGTACAGTAGACTGAATCCACACAGAGAGACTGAGGGG GACCCTGGAGAAGCGGAGGAAAGTGGAACACAGGGAAAATTTGTGGAAGCGCTCAGGCAAATAAGAATAAATCATAGGGGGAACTACCGCCACCTTCTGGAAGAGATGCTGACTAGTTACAGGCTAGCTAAGATGCAGGGAGAAGAGTGCACTGCTGaatcagctgcagcttctgcttcagATAATCATGCTGGACCCAGTGACCCTGTgccacacagccccacagaaTCTGGGAGTCGCCttgctgaaatgcagagctCAAGTGAAGATTCAGGGATGAATGAGATGAGCGATAAACAGACGTGA
- the PPM1B gene encoding protein phosphatase 1B isoform X4, which produces MGAFLDKPKTEKHNAHGAGNGLRYGLSSMQGWRVEMEDAHTAVDHKPCNPREKERIQNAGGSVMIQRVNGSLAVSRALGDYDYKCVDGKGPTEQLVSPEPEVCEILRAEEDEFIILACDGIWDVMSNEELCEFVKSRLEVSDDLEKVCNWVVDTCLHKGSRDNMSIVLVCLSNAPKVSDEAVKKDAELDKHLESRVEEIMEKSGEEGMPDLAHVIRILSAENIPNLPPGGGLAGKRNIIEAVYSRLNPHRETEGDPGEAEESGTQGKFVEALRQIRINHRGNYRHLLEEMLTSYRLAKMQGEECTAESAAASASDNHAGPSDPVPHSPTESGSRLAEMQSSSEDSGMNEMSDKQT; this is translated from the exons ATGGGTGCATTTTTGGATAAgccaaaaactgaaaaacataatGCTCATGGTGCAGGGAATGGCTTGCGTTACGGCCTCAGCAGTATGCAGGGATGGAGAGTGGAAATGGAAGATGCTCACACAGCTGTT gaTCACAAACCTTGCAACCCGAGGGAGAAAGAGCGAATCCAGAATGCAGGAGGCAGTGTAATGATTCAGCGTGTCAATGGTTCATTGGCAGTTTCTCGAGCTCTGGGGGACTATGACTACAAATGTGTTGATGGTAAAGGCCCTACAGAACAACTTGTTTCTCCAGAGCCTGAGGTTTGTGAAATTTTAAGGGCAGAAGAAGATGAGTTTATCATCTTGGCTTGTGATGGAATCTGGGATGTAATGAGCAACGAAGAGCTCTGTGAATTTGTTAAGTCTAGACTTGAAGTATCAGATGACCTGGAAAAAGTGTGCAATTGGGTAGTGGACACTTGTTTACATAAG GGGAGTCGTGATAACATGAGTATTGTACTAGTTTGTCTTTCAAATGCTCCTAAGGTCTCAGATGAGGCAGTgaaaaaagatgcagaattGGATAAGCACTTGGAATCACGGGTTGAAG aaattatggAGAAATCAGGTGAAGAAGGAATGCCTGATCTTGCTCATGTTATTCGTATTTTATCTGCGGAGAATATTCCTAATTTACCACCAGGAGGTGGTTTAGCTGGCAA gCGTAATATTATTGAAGCTGTGTACAGTAGACTGAATCCACACAGAGAGACTGAGGGG GACCCTGGAGAAGCGGAGGAAAGTGGAACACAGGGAAAATTTGTGGAAGCGCTCAGGCAAATAAGAATAAATCATAGGGGGAACTACCGCCACCTTCTGGAAGAGATGCTGACTAGTTACAGGCTAGCTAAGATGCAGGGAGAAGAGTGCACTGCTGaatcagctgcagcttctgcttcagATAATCATGCTGGACCCAGTGACCCTGTgccacacagccccacagaaTCTGGGAGTCGCCttgctgaaatgcagagctCAAGTGAAGATTCAGGGATGAATGAGATGAGCGATAAACAGACGTGA
- the PPM1B gene encoding protein phosphatase 1B isoform X2 has protein sequence MGAFLDKPKTEKHNAHGAGNGLRYGLSSMQGWRVEMEDAHTAVVGIPHGLEDWSFFAVYDGHAGSRVANYCSTHLLEHITNNEDFRAAEKPGSALEPSVENVKSGIRTGFLKIDEYMRNFSDLRNGMDRSGSTAVGVMISPEHVYFINCGDSRAVLYRNGQVCFSTQDHKPCNPREKERIQNAGGSVMIQRVNGSLAVSRALGDYDYKCVDGKGPTEQLVSPEPEVCEILRAEEDEFIILACDGIWDVMSNEELCEFVKSRLEVSDDLEKVCNWVVDTCLHKGSRDNMSIVLVCLSNAPKVSDEAVKKDAELDKHLESRVEEIMEKSGEEGMPDLAHVIRILSAENIPNLPPGGGLAGKRNIIEAVYSRLNPHRETEGDSLFCCYCSKWMTSIGFSFKLYQTVQQYPQNKLSSGYTVWLAVLG, from the exons ATGGGTGCATTTTTGGATAAgccaaaaactgaaaaacataatGCTCATGGTGCAGGGAATGGCTTGCGTTACGGCCTCAGCAGTATGCAGGGATGGAGAGTGGAAATGGAAGATGCTCACACAGCTGTTGTAGGTATTCCCCATGGCTTAGAGGACTGGTCCTTTTTTGCTGTCTATGATGGTCATGCAGGATCTCGTGTTGCAAATTATTGCTCCACACACTTGCTAGAACACATCACTAACAATGAAGACTTTAGGGCAGCAGAAAAACCTGGATCTGCTCTTGAACCTTCAGTGGAAAATGTCAAGAGTGGAATCAGAACTGGCTTTTTGAAAATTGATGAGTATATGCGCAATTTCTCAGACCTCAGAAATGGGATGGACAGAAGTGGCTCAACAGCAGTGGGAGTTATGATTTCACCTGAGCATGTGTACTTTATCAATTGCGGTGATTCACGTGCTGTTCTCTATAGGAATGGACAagtctgtttttcaacacaggaTCACAAACCTTGCAACCCGAGGGAGAAAGAGCGAATCCAGAATGCAGGAGGCAGTGTAATGATTCAGCGTGTCAATGGTTCATTGGCAGTTTCTCGAGCTCTGGGGGACTATGACTACAAATGTGTTGATGGTAAAGGCCCTACAGAACAACTTGTTTCTCCAGAGCCTGAGGTTTGTGAAATTTTAAGGGCAGAAGAAGATGAGTTTATCATCTTGGCTTGTGATGGAATCTGGGATGTAATGAGCAACGAAGAGCTCTGTGAATTTGTTAAGTCTAGACTTGAAGTATCAGATGACCTGGAAAAAGTGTGCAATTGGGTAGTGGACACTTGTTTACATAAG GGGAGTCGTGATAACATGAGTATTGTACTAGTTTGTCTTTCAAATGCTCCTAAGGTCTCAGATGAGGCAGTgaaaaaagatgcagaattGGATAAGCACTTGGAATCACGGGTTGAAG aaattatggAGAAATCAGGTGAAGAAGGAATGCCTGATCTTGCTCATGTTATTCGTATTTTATCTGCGGAGAATATTCCTAATTTACCACCAGGAGGTGGTTTAGCTGGCAA gCGTAATATTATTGAAGCTGTGTACAGTAGACTGAATCCACACAGAGAGACTGAGGGG gattcacttttttgttgttactgttcaAAATGGATGACAAGTATAGGTTTCTCTTTTAAGCTGTATCAAACTGTGCAACAGTACCCCCAGAACAAGCTAAGCAGTGGTTATACTGTTTGGCTGGCTGTCTTAGGATAA
- the PPM1B gene encoding protein phosphatase 1B isoform X3, which produces MGAFLDKPKTEKHNAHGAGNGLRYGLSSMQGWRVEMEDAHTAVVGIPHGLEDWSFFAVYDGHAGSRVANYCSTHLLEHITNNEDFRAAEKPGSALEPSVENVKSGIRTGFLKIDEYMRNFSDLRNGMDRSGSTAVGVMISPEHVYFINCGDSRAVLYRNGQVCFSTQDHKPCNPREKERIQNAGGSVMIQRVNGSLAVSRALGDYDYKCVDGKGPTEQLVSPEPEVCEILRAEEDEFIILACDGIWDVMSNEELCEFVKSRLEVSDDLEKVCNWVVDTCLHKGSRDNMSIVLVCLSNAPKVSDEAVKKDAELDKHLESRVEEIMEKSGEEGMPDLAHVIRILSAENIPNLPPGGGLAGKRNIIEAVYSRLNPHRETEGGAGDLEDPW; this is translated from the exons ATGGGTGCATTTTTGGATAAgccaaaaactgaaaaacataatGCTCATGGTGCAGGGAATGGCTTGCGTTACGGCCTCAGCAGTATGCAGGGATGGAGAGTGGAAATGGAAGATGCTCACACAGCTGTTGTAGGTATTCCCCATGGCTTAGAGGACTGGTCCTTTTTTGCTGTCTATGATGGTCATGCAGGATCTCGTGTTGCAAATTATTGCTCCACACACTTGCTAGAACACATCACTAACAATGAAGACTTTAGGGCAGCAGAAAAACCTGGATCTGCTCTTGAACCTTCAGTGGAAAATGTCAAGAGTGGAATCAGAACTGGCTTTTTGAAAATTGATGAGTATATGCGCAATTTCTCAGACCTCAGAAATGGGATGGACAGAAGTGGCTCAACAGCAGTGGGAGTTATGATTTCACCTGAGCATGTGTACTTTATCAATTGCGGTGATTCACGTGCTGTTCTCTATAGGAATGGACAagtctgtttttcaacacaggaTCACAAACCTTGCAACCCGAGGGAGAAAGAGCGAATCCAGAATGCAGGAGGCAGTGTAATGATTCAGCGTGTCAATGGTTCATTGGCAGTTTCTCGAGCTCTGGGGGACTATGACTACAAATGTGTTGATGGTAAAGGCCCTACAGAACAACTTGTTTCTCCAGAGCCTGAGGTTTGTGAAATTTTAAGGGCAGAAGAAGATGAGTTTATCATCTTGGCTTGTGATGGAATCTGGGATGTAATGAGCAACGAAGAGCTCTGTGAATTTGTTAAGTCTAGACTTGAAGTATCAGATGACCTGGAAAAAGTGTGCAATTGGGTAGTGGACACTTGTTTACATAAG GGGAGTCGTGATAACATGAGTATTGTACTAGTTTGTCTTTCAAATGCTCCTAAGGTCTCAGATGAGGCAGTgaaaaaagatgcagaattGGATAAGCACTTGGAATCACGGGTTGAAG aaattatggAGAAATCAGGTGAAGAAGGAATGCCTGATCTTGCTCATGTTATTCGTATTTTATCTGCGGAGAATATTCCTAATTTACCACCAGGAGGTGGTTTAGCTGGCAA gCGTAATATTATTGAAGCTGTGTACAGTAGACTGAATCCACACAGAGAGACTGAGGGG GGTGCTGGAGATCTAGAAGATCCGTGGTAG
- the SLC3A1 gene encoding neutral and basic amino acid transport protein rBAT yields MVDEEAKSLPMELSEKGGVENNGFVQNEAFDDRETNTSSQDEIPKTCAVDMSPAAVAEPALQPYAGMPKEVLLKFSSQARYRVTREILFWLIIAAAVLLVSATIAIIALSPKCLQWWQDGPIYQVCTRSYKDSNMDGNGDLKGIQEKLDHITHLNIKTIWITSFYKSPLKESGYGAEDFYDIDPMFGSMSDFEDLLASIHDRGLKVIMDLIPNHTSDKHHWFQLSRNRTGKYTDYYIWQDCTQAGAAIIAPNNWVSVYGNSSWQYDDVRKQCYFHQFGKEQPDLNFRSLAVQQEIHDVIKFWLGKGVDGFSFVAVKFLLEATHLRDEPQVNKSQNPESITAYSELYHDYTTTQVGMHDIIRSFRETMDQYSTEPGRYRFMGSDSDENEDIEGTMVYYGTTFVQEADFPFNFYLINMKNLSGSSVSEAVNMWMKNMPEGKWPNWVVGSPNTDRISSRFGNEYVRVINMLLLTLPGTPITYYGEEIGMENVASANVTFPAQSPMQWNSNDNAGFTEGNSSWIPVNSDYQSVNAEVQMAQSNSTLNLYRELTLLRDNELPIHRGWMCSIWNDSDVFVYVRELDGLDSVFMMVLNFGQESTIDLKAMVPSLPSQAVIRLSTNFSNTGNAVDTSIIKTEAGEGLVLEYKTGKPVHNMEAFQENCFVSEKACYSSAFNLLYMNC; encoded by the exons ATGGTCGACGAGGAGGCGAAGAGCTTACCGATGGAGCTGAGTGAGAAAGGAGGTGTGGAGAACAACGGGTTTGTTCAAAATGAGGCTTTTGATGACAGGGAGACCAACACCAGCAGCCAAGATGAAATACCAAAAACGTGTGCTGTTGACATGAGCCCAGCAGCTGTGGCAgagccagctctgcagccctaTGCAGGAATGCCAAAGGAGGTCCTGCTGAAGTTCTCCAGCCAAGCCCGGTACAGGGTCACCAGGGAGATTCTCTTCTGGCTCATCATCGCTGCTGCCGTCCTGCTCGTGTCTGCCACGATTGCCATCATTGCTCTGTCCCCAAAGTGCCTCCAATGGTGGCAAGATGGTCCTATCTACCAGGTCTGCACCCGTTCTTATAAGGACAGCAACATGGATGGGAACGGTGATCTGAAAG GTATCCAAGAAAAGCTGGACCATATCACGCATTTAAATATAAAGACCATCTGGATCACATCTTTCTACAAGTCCCCCTTAAAAGAGTCTGGCTATGGAGCTGAAGACTTCTACGATATTGATCCCATGTTTGGATCAATGAGTGATTTTGAGGATCTTCTGGCATCCATACACGATCGAG GATTAAAGGTAATAATGGATTTGATACCAAACCACACCAGTGACAAGCACCATTGGTTCCAGCTCAGTCGCAATCGCACGGGGAAGTACACAGATTACTACATCTGGCAGGACTGCACGCAGGCAGGGGCGGCCATCATTGCTCCCAACAACTGG GTGAGTGTCTATGGGAATTCCAGCTGGCAGTATGATGATGTGAGGAAGCAGTGTTATTTTCATCAGTTTGGGAAAGAGCAGCCGGACTTAAATTTCCGCAGCCTTGCCGTTCAACAAGAAATCCAC GATGTTATCAAATTTTGGCTTGGCAAAGGAGTTGATGGATTTAGTTTTGTCGCTGTTAAGTTTCTTCTAGAAGCCACACATCTACGAGATGAGCCACAAGTGAACAAATCTCAGAATCCT GAGAGCATCACAGCCTATTCCGAGCTCTACCATGACTACACAACCACACAAGTTGGTATGCATGACATCATCCGTAGCTTCCGCGAAACCATGGATCAATACAGCACTGAACCTGGCCGATACAG ATTTATGGGTTCTGACAGTGATGAAAACGAAGACATAGAAGGAACAATGGTGTATTATGGAACAACTTTTGTCCAAGAAGCGGACTTCCCATTCAATTTCTATCTAATTAACATGAAAAATCTATCTGGCAGCAGTGTTTCTGAAGCTGTCAACATGTGGATGAAAAACATGCCTGAAGGAAAATGGCCAAACTGGGTG GTCGGAAGCCCGAACACTGATCGGATTTCATCTCGGTTTGGGAATGAGTATGTCAGAGTTATAAACATGCTGCTGTTAACCCTCCCTGGTACTCCTATAACTTACTATGGTGAAGAAATAGGCATGGAGAACGTTGCATCAGCAAAT GTGACCTTTCCAGCTCAATCCCCTATGCAGTGGAACAGCAACGATAATGCTGGTTTTACTGAAGGCAACAGTAGCTGGATACCTGTTAACTCTGACTACCAAAGTGTCAATGCTGAA GTTCAGATGGCCCAGTCCAACTCAACCCTGAATTTGTACAGAGAACTAACTCTACTTCGCGACAACGAGCTACCCATACATCGGGGGTGGATGTGCTCCATCTGGAATGACAGTGATGTTTTCGTGTACGTGAGGGAATTGGATGGGTTGGACAGTGTCTTTATGATGGTTCTCAATTTTGGACAGGAATCGACAATAGATCTGAAAGCTATGGTTCCAAGCCTCCCATCTCAAGCTGTGATAAGACTAAGTACTAATTTTAGCAATACTGGTAACGCTGTTGATACCAGTATAATTAAAACTGAGGCAGGAGAAGGTCTGGTCCTTGAATATAAAACAGGAAAGCCTGTTCATAATATGGAAGCTTTTcaagaaaactgttttgtgtCTGAAAAAGCTTGTTATTCCAGTGCCTTCAATTTACTCTACATGAACTGCTAA